The Arachis duranensis cultivar V14167 chromosome 2, aradu.V14167.gnm2.J7QH, whole genome shotgun sequence genome has a window encoding:
- the LOC127744925 gene encoding uncharacterized protein LOC127744925, with the protein MASSSRARKNKYKQPMQEQPTFDERRFKSENHEHIFNWMMSRDIVPEVLFKLKDEEYPDIHKVIRKRGWELLCDQPQVVSMLLIHEFYANVIMKDDEEEPYLSYVRGVVVPVSPDTINRVLKTKPKRFKQPSYEERVKYDPRCVDVLSDLCKVGMDWVLDSHKQPLKLRRGDLIPQAKGWHDIVRRSLISTSNNSEVTLNRAIMIHCIMKGGKIDVGETIAKNIINIAEDVQKDSWLGYPSTILRLCEEAGVPLKEFDSTDIVSTGKPITKKLMEYVTTIQLERQPLARRKRRKEARQEEEQEEGEEQGEGEQQEDREEPAALGMNQLQAALEGISGQYSQIQRSQNEQAQQQRDLWQLMDRQRGAQAQWMDQQREYQTHMMELQQEQYTKMYEAINNSTAEYERSMNKVIKEQAQLRKEQAQQRELFHKMDNREDMLYREFNENRMFKEARHTDRIEYDMCTQEKLSYICGTLPVLNPKIQTFNEAHKVLEEQETSRVKFNIERLKDRMVSSGIWRKVEEGSTTKQQGEIRSKRREDPKGKGKQGESSKGKEPKA; encoded by the coding sequence ATGGCCTCATCATCACGAGCTAGGAAGAATAAATATAAGCAACCCATGCAAGAGCAACCCACATTTGATGAAAGAAGGTTCAAATCTGAAAACCATGAACACATCTTTAATTGGATGATGAGCAGAGATATTGTTCCGGAGGTGCTTTTCAAGCTAAAAGATGAAGAATACCCAGACATACACAAAGTGATTAGGAAAAGGGGATGGGAGCTTCTCTGTGACCAACCCCAAGTTGTAAGTATGCTTCTCATCCATGAGTTTTATGCCAATGTCATAATGAAAGATGATGAGGAAGAACCATACTTGAGTTATGTACGAGGGGTGGTAGTCCCCGTTAGCCCAGACACCATCAATAGAGTGCTAAAAACCAAACCAAAACGGTTTAAGCAACCTAGCTATGAGGAGAGGGTCAAATATGACCCAAGGTGTGTGGACGTTCTAAGTGATTTATGCAAAGTAGGCATGGACTGGGTGTTGGACTCAcacaaacaaccactcaaactCAGAAGGGGTGATCTCATACCTCAAGCAAAAGGATGGCATGACATAGTGAGAAGATCATTAATCTCCACCTCAAACAACTCAGAGGTGACATTGAACAGAGCTATAATGATTCACTGTATAATGAAAGGAGGGAAGATAGATGTGGGAGAAACCATAGCCAAGAACATCATTAACATAGCCGAAGATGTTCAAAAAGACAGCTGGCTAGGATATCCTAGCACTATCTTGCGTTTATGTGAAGAAGCTGGAGTACCACTTAAAGAATTTGATTCCACAGACATAGTCTCCACTGGGAaacccatcaccaagaaattaaTGGAGTATGTCACCACAATCCAATTAGAGAGGCAGCCTTTAgcaagaagaaagaggaggaaaGAAGCAAGGCAAGAGGAGGAGCAAGAAGAAGGAGAGGAGCAAGGAGAAGGAGAACAACAAGAAGATAGAGAAGAACCAGCTGCATTGGGCATGAACCAACTCCAAGCCGCGTTAGAAGGAATCTCTGGGCAATACTCACAAATTCAAAGAAGCCAAAATGAGCAAGCTCAACAACAAAGAGATCTTTGGCAATTGATGGATCGACAAAGAGGAGCCCAAGCTCAATGGATGGATCAGCAGAGGGAATATCAAACGCACATGATGGAACTACAACAAGAGCAATATACCAAGATGTATGAAGCCATCAACAACTCAACTGCTGAATATGAAAGATCCATGAATAAAGTAATAAAGGAGCAGGCTCAGTTGAGGAAAGAGCAAGCTCAACAAAGGGAGCTTTTTCACAAGATGGATAATAGAGAAGATATGCTTTACAGGGAATTCAATGAAAACAGAATGTTTAAAGAGGCTAGACACACAGATAGAATTGAGTATGATATGTGCACTCAAGAAAAACTCAGCTACATTTGTGGAACACTCCCAGTGCTCAACCCAAAAATCCAAACATTCAATGAAGCACACAAGGTATTAGAAGAACAGGAAACCTCAAGGGTGAAGTTCAACATTGAAAGGCTAAAAGATAGGATGGTGAGCTCAGGGATATGGAGAAAAGTAGAGGAAGGAtcaacaacaaaacaacaaggAGAAATAAGAAGCAAGAGAAGGGAGGACCCAAAAGGCAAAGGAAAGCAAGGAGAATCTAGCAAAGGAAAGGAACCCAAAGCTTAA